The sequence below is a genomic window from Dehalococcoidales bacterium.
TAGACATTCTCTACAATAACGCTGGCATCTCTGGCGAAAGTAGTTCTATAGTAGATTGCACAGAGGAAAACTGGGACAAGATTATGTCTGTTAATCTCAAGGGTGTTTGGCTCACGATGAAATACGCTATTCCCGAAATCTTAAAAATAGGGGGAGGGGCAATTATCAACACCGGATCTGTAGCTGCACATAAGGGTGTGGTGAATATGCCTGCCTATTGCGCTTCTAAGGGTGGAGTAGATGCATTAACCAGAGCCGCAGCGGTAGAATATAGTGGCCAGAACATTCGAATTAACTCAATTGACCCTGGGCCTATCAAGACACGCATGCTATTGTCTACCTCTCCGGAAAAGGAACAACGGTTTCTAGATTTAGTACCTCAGGGCAGATATGGCGAACCAGAGGAGATATCTCAGGCGGCTTTATTTTTAGCTTCTGATGAGTGTCCCTATATGACTGGCCAAACGCTAATCATTGATGGAGGTCTTTCGATTGAAAGCTTTCAAAAGGCTTAAAGATCTATCTCGGAGGCTGATATCTGATATGTATTTATTATGAGTTTACATTAACTTTCATGGAATTTAGGTATAATCTGTCAGTGACGTAGAATATCCGTGCCAAAATTGAGTAAATGGCTTCAGTGCTATGAAGGAATTGTAGTTCATGGCTTAATCAGTAAGATCCGGAAGGTCTTTGAAGAGCAAGGCAAATGGAAAAGCTATCGCAATATCTTAAATGGATAGAGATAGACATAGATGCTCTGGTTCAGAATATTCAGGCTCTACGAAGCCAACTAAGACAGGGCGTGAAGTTTATGGCCGTAGTCAAGAAAAATGCCTATGGGCACGGTGCTCCGGAAGTATGTCAGCATGCGCTGGAAGCAGGCGTAGATTCCCTGG
It includes:
- a CDS encoding glucose 1-dehydrogenase encodes the protein MGRLDAKVAIITGAGCGQGRAAAMLFAKEGAKIVIAEVEAEAGEQTRRLIKNAGGEAIFVKTDVSKREDIKNMVNLTIETYGRLDILYNNAGISGESSSIVDCTEENWDKIMSVNLKGVWLTMKYAIPEILKIGGGAIINTGSVAAHKGVVNMPAYCASKGGVDALTRAAAVEYSGQNIRINSIDPGPIKTRMLLSTSPEKEQRFLDLVPQGRYGEPEEISQAALFLASDECPYMTGQTLIIDGGLSIESFQKA